One Blastopirellula marina genomic window carries:
- the cas3 gene encoding CRISPR-associated helicase Cas3' — MDHLKLVAEGNDIFPGTAAFAERLGARDWGCLLGWWHDLGKFAPQFQAYLRQQNGFEAHLENLPGRVDHSTAGALYAARRFKNDNPAVGRILAYCIAGHHAGLPDWNTESDASLYRRLNAKKPETAAALAQASQQVLSLPEPAMPAIRPANSKKECGFQMAFFTRMLFSCLVDADFVATEIFMDQRRSDERQRQRPGLARLNQKLEEFIAVRRKQCELTQVNMIRGEILAQCQNAASLPPGFFSLTVPTGGGKTLSSLSFALRHAVEHNHERVIYSIPFTSIVEQNADVFRDVFQELAETGLVEHHSNLDPEQDTTWNRLSSENWDAPLIITTNVQLLESLFASRTSRCRKLHRIARSVIILDEAQTLPVELLEPCLQALRELVRNYHCTIVLCTATQPAIQANESFKIGIPREQVREIIPDPSQLYNALRRVNVRYVGSLPDNDLVAQFASRQQALCIVNTTRHAAEIFQQLREHGVDFHLSARMCPAHRSRIIDKIRQRLKDKKSCRLVSTQLIEAGVDIDFPVVYRAIAGFDSIAQAAGRCNREGRLNSGEVIVFNAEQPPPLGHFRQTAETAKELIPMYDDILSLEALEQYFRMHYWEKKSQWDKRMVLDCFDMDLKKAPMADFRQAAERFQMIPQATKPVIVPWRRKGEWLVRQLRKSLLPSLEVRRALQRYAVQIHQFHWDRFKANQWIELVHDQYPILIDSTRYHKHLGISLDDNLLLDPDLTVV; from the coding sequence TTGGACCACCTTAAATTGGTCGCTGAGGGAAACGACATTTTTCCAGGAACCGCGGCGTTTGCAGAGCGTCTTGGTGCACGCGATTGGGGATGTCTGCTCGGATGGTGGCATGATCTCGGTAAGTTTGCTCCTCAATTCCAAGCATATTTGCGTCAACAGAATGGCTTCGAGGCGCATCTCGAAAACCTGCCGGGACGAGTGGATCATTCCACGGCGGGAGCACTCTACGCAGCACGACGATTTAAGAATGACAACCCAGCCGTGGGCCGAATCTTGGCTTATTGCATTGCTGGGCATCATGCTGGCTTGCCCGATTGGAATACAGAAAGCGACGCCAGTCTTTATCGGCGACTGAATGCCAAGAAACCGGAAACGGCAGCTGCATTGGCACAGGCGAGCCAGCAAGTTCTAAGCCTCCCCGAGCCTGCGATGCCTGCCATTCGGCCAGCCAACAGCAAAAAAGAGTGCGGCTTTCAGATGGCCTTTTTCACTCGCATGCTTTTTTCCTGCTTAGTCGATGCGGACTTCGTTGCGACAGAGATTTTCATGGATCAGCGACGTTCCGATGAGCGTCAGCGACAAAGACCCGGTCTTGCGCGGCTAAATCAGAAGCTTGAGGAGTTTATCGCCGTTCGACGCAAACAATGTGAATTGACGCAGGTCAATATGATCCGGGGCGAAATACTCGCTCAATGTCAGAACGCTGCGAGTCTTCCCCCAGGGTTTTTCTCCCTAACGGTGCCTACCGGCGGTGGCAAAACACTTTCGTCCCTTTCGTTCGCTTTACGTCATGCGGTAGAGCACAACCACGAGCGCGTGATTTATTCCATTCCGTTCACCAGCATCGTCGAGCAAAATGCCGACGTATTTCGCGACGTCTTTCAAGAGTTGGCAGAGACGGGGCTGGTCGAGCATCACAGTAATCTTGATCCAGAGCAAGACACGACCTGGAATCGACTCAGCAGCGAAAACTGGGACGCACCTCTAATCATTACGACAAATGTGCAACTCTTGGAAAGCCTCTTTGCCTCTCGCACCTCTCGCTGTCGCAAACTGCATCGAATCGCTCGTAGCGTTATTATTTTGGACGAAGCACAGACTTTGCCAGTCGAACTTCTGGAACCATGCCTACAGGCTCTCCGAGAACTAGTCCGCAACTATCACTGCACTATCGTTCTTTGCACGGCAACGCAGCCTGCGATTCAAGCGAATGAGTCCTTTAAAATCGGAATACCGCGGGAGCAAGTGCGTGAAATCATTCCTGATCCGTCTCAGCTTTATAACGCTCTTAGAAGGGTAAACGTTCGGTATGTCGGTTCCTTACCGGATAACGACCTTGTGGCACAGTTCGCCTCACGCCAACAGGCACTTTGTATTGTCAACACAACGCGTCATGCAGCGGAAATCTTTCAACAACTGAGGGAACACGGCGTCGACTTTCACCTCAGTGCGCGAATGTGCCCGGCCCATCGCAGCCGTATTATCGACAAGATCCGTCAGCGTTTGAAAGATAAGAAATCGTGCCGGCTCGTCAGTACACAGTTGATCGAGGCAGGCGTCGACATCGATTTCCCAGTTGTTTACCGAGCCATCGCCGGCTTCGACTCAATTGCCCAAGCTGCCGGACGTTGTAATCGCGAAGGACGGCTGAATTCGGGTGAAGTTATCGTATTCAACGCGGAACAACCTCCGCCACTGGGGCACTTTCGGCAAACTGCCGAGACGGCTAAGGAATTGATTCCAATGTACGATGATATCCTCAGCCTCGAAGCTTTGGAGCAGTATTTCCGGATGCATTATTGGGAGAAGAAATCGCAGTGGGATAAGCGTATGGTGTTGGACTGTTTTGACATGGACCTTAAAAAGGCACCGATGGCGGATTTCCGTCAGGCTGCGGAACGGTTTCAGATGATCCCGCAGGCGACGAAGCCGGTGATCGTTCCGTGGCGGAGAAAAGGGGAATGGCTTGTAAGGCAACTACGAAAGTCTCTGCTGCCAAGCCTTGAAGTCCGTCGAGCCTTGCAGCGTTACGCAGTCCAGATCCACCAGTTTCACTGGGATCGCTTCAAGGCGAACCAATGGATCGAGTTGGTCCACGACCAGTACCCTATTCTCATCGACTCTACCCGCTACCACAAACACCTCGGAATTTCCCTGGATGACAATCTTTTACTGGACCCCGACCTAACAGTGGTATAG
- a CDS encoding type I restriction-modification system subunit M N-terminal domain-containing protein encodes MITGTVKSQVDKIWNAFWSGGISHGLTVIEQVTYLLFARRLDEIHTAKRTPTHFQN; translated from the coding sequence ATGATCACAGGGACCGTTAAATCGCAAGTCGACAAGATCTGGAATGCCTTTTGGTCAGGCGGGATCTCGCATGGGCTGACCGTGATCGAGCAGGTTACCTATCTGCTGTTTGCTCGGCGGTTGGATGAGATTCATACGGCCAAGAGAACTCCGACCCACTTTCAGAATTAG
- a CDS encoding helix-turn-helix domain-containing protein, translating to MKSSKYLSASELAKVAGISVATVWRLKGEGKIGFLQPGGRGSRVLFKNDALEHPPNSTTPGQEPVAAPKRPGPKAGFKRKK from the coding sequence ATGAAATCGAGCAAATATCTGTCCGCCAGCGAGCTTGCCAAAGTGGCTGGCATTTCGGTGGCGACGGTCTGGCGGCTTAAAGGCGAAGGCAAGATTGGCTTTCTTCAGCCAGGGGGACGCGGTTCGCGTGTGCTCTTTAAGAACGACGCACTCGAGCACCCGCCGAATTCCACGACGCCGGGCCAAGAACCGGTGGCAGCCCCAAAGCGGCCTGGGCCTAAGGCCGGGTTTAAGCGAAAGAAATAG
- a CDS encoding tyrosine-type recombinase/integrase, protein MPKPTKNPKIKKDFFEWSINERNDGCLQATTYVAGVGRIRRSLGTKDWDEALEALTELDRHEAEEHGLAPKFEGRNRSGEVTIEDGWQAFLDDRDRGQVQGGVSPTTLKRYRAVRAHHVAFAKKKGITEWQQFGKQEFVAFGKEREKVAGPRTVFFELNLVKGVNLWLVHEEMLPEQLRLRVKLPKPKGTSTYCYRQQEISAMVRHCEAAQELEWLRLVILGLTYTGMRIGELASLRWSDIDFDTNHIHVVDERSRSRKKNTGPVRTTKGKRSRVIPMHPELKEVLRPLREQAGGYVFKAQKGGQLRPRVVLEVFIREVITPLSSTFPTPENEIGFQDGRLHSFRHAFCSHALSGGASVGEVQDWLGHADSKMVEHYRHLRDDQAQQRMSSLSFTADDTVSAAS, encoded by the coding sequence ATGCCGAAACCGACGAAAAATCCGAAGATCAAGAAGGACTTCTTCGAGTGGAGTATCAATGAACGGAACGACGGCTGTCTCCAAGCAACGACGTATGTCGCAGGAGTTGGCCGAATTCGGCGATCGTTGGGGACCAAGGACTGGGACGAGGCGCTGGAGGCCCTGACGGAACTGGATCGGCACGAGGCCGAAGAGCATGGACTCGCCCCGAAGTTCGAGGGACGCAATCGTTCAGGGGAAGTGACCATAGAAGACGGATGGCAGGCCTTTCTCGATGATCGTGATCGCGGACAAGTGCAGGGGGGCGTCTCGCCGACAACCTTGAAGCGATACCGAGCCGTGCGGGCTCACCACGTAGCCTTCGCGAAGAAGAAGGGGATCACCGAGTGGCAGCAGTTCGGCAAGCAAGAGTTCGTGGCTTTTGGGAAGGAACGGGAGAAGGTTGCCGGGCCTCGGACCGTGTTCTTCGAGCTGAATCTGGTTAAGGGCGTTAACCTTTGGCTGGTTCACGAAGAAATGTTGCCAGAGCAGTTGCGACTACGTGTTAAATTGCCGAAACCAAAAGGCACCAGCACGTACTGTTATCGTCAGCAAGAGATCTCCGCCATGGTGCGCCATTGTGAGGCTGCCCAGGAATTGGAGTGGTTGCGGTTGGTCATCCTTGGGCTCACCTATACTGGAATGCGAATTGGAGAGTTGGCGTCCCTACGCTGGTCGGACATCGACTTTGACACGAATCATATTCATGTCGTTGACGAGCGATCACGAAGTCGAAAGAAGAACACGGGGCCTGTGCGGACGACCAAGGGAAAGCGTTCCCGAGTCATTCCCATGCACCCTGAGCTTAAAGAGGTTCTTCGGCCACTCCGGGAGCAAGCGGGTGGATACGTGTTTAAGGCACAAAAGGGGGGACAGCTGCGGCCGCGTGTGGTCCTCGAAGTTTTCATTCGAGAAGTCATCACGCCGCTCTCAAGCACGTTTCCCACGCCTGAAAACGAAATCGGATTCCAGGACGGGCGTCTGCACTCGTTCCGACACGCCTTTTGTTCCCACGCATTGAGTGGTGGAGCAAGCGTCGGCGAAGTCCAGGACTGGCTTGGTCATGCCGACAGCAAGATGGTCGAGCACTACCGACACCTTCGAGATGACCAAGCGCAGCAGCGAATGAGTTCACTCTCGTTTACGGCCGATGACACCGTGTCTGCGGCCAGTTAA
- a CDS encoding M20/M25/M40 family metallo-hydrolase, with translation MPPNLRELNDMWMRIGTIVGLVGFAAGNMAVAGELSLSAAIETIKKEDTKKHVDVLADDSFEGRAAGSRGGRAAGNYLQQLFSKYGLKPAGDGGTYFQLFHGGSRNILGLLPGKDSDGSGSLIVVGAHYDHVGYGNRANSFGPFGYVHNGADDNASGTAALLEVVQALTELKEQPERSILFALWDGEEAGLLGSKYWVEHPTVDLNRIKLYLNLDMVGRLRPQGVEVIGTRTMPGLRQVIARANAASDLKLDFRWEMTDNSDHYTFYSRSIPTLMYHTGLHDEYHRPQDDAHLINNEGIERVARLTARTVWEAANQETLPPFRTQCRSESESARGRYEVPRVVNRSRLGIRWNREQQDKEGELLVSAVTPGGPAEQGGLQAGDRITKFAGIPFTTEQDFLAQVQAAPSDVALEVARDGEEEPVALEVKLNLTPAPVGIAWTSESAEPGAVMLTSVTPGSVAGLAGLKPLDRIYEVNGRQVEGLTQFKDMITEFASPTKLLVDREGHILEIELPLDTIRPLLKKDKPEEEPKQ, from the coding sequence TTGCCGCCGAACTTACGCGAGTTGAACGACATGTGGATGCGAATTGGGACAATTGTGGGGCTCGTTGGGTTCGCAGCTGGAAATATGGCAGTGGCTGGCGAATTGTCGCTTTCCGCGGCGATCGAGACCATTAAGAAGGAAGACACCAAAAAGCATGTCGATGTCTTGGCCGACGATAGCTTTGAAGGTCGAGCCGCCGGCAGTCGGGGCGGCCGTGCCGCCGGTAATTATCTGCAACAGCTGTTCTCCAAGTATGGTTTGAAACCTGCAGGCGATGGTGGCACCTACTTTCAATTGTTCCACGGCGGATCGCGTAACATCTTGGGCCTGTTGCCGGGGAAAGATAGCGATGGCAGTGGAAGCCTAATTGTGGTGGGGGCTCATTACGACCACGTCGGCTACGGCAATCGAGCTAACAGCTTCGGTCCGTTTGGCTATGTGCATAACGGTGCCGACGACAATGCCAGCGGTACGGCGGCTTTGCTAGAAGTAGTTCAAGCACTAACCGAACTGAAAGAACAGCCGGAGCGATCCATTCTGTTTGCTCTCTGGGATGGCGAAGAAGCTGGGCTGCTGGGATCCAAATATTGGGTGGAGCATCCAACGGTCGATCTAAACCGAATCAAGCTCTACCTCAATCTAGACATGGTAGGCCGTTTGCGCCCGCAAGGAGTCGAGGTGATTGGTACTCGTACGATGCCTGGGCTACGGCAAGTGATTGCACGAGCGAACGCAGCGAGTGACTTGAAACTCGACTTCCGCTGGGAAATGACCGACAACAGCGATCACTATACATTTTATTCGCGTTCGATCCCTACACTGATGTACCACACTGGATTACATGACGAATACCATCGCCCTCAGGATGATGCCCATCTGATCAACAACGAAGGAATTGAACGGGTTGCCCGACTTACGGCGCGAACCGTATGGGAAGCAGCAAACCAAGAGACGCTACCTCCGTTCCGAACGCAATGTCGCTCAGAATCAGAATCTGCCCGTGGTCGCTATGAAGTGCCCCGAGTCGTTAATCGCTCGCGGCTGGGTATTCGCTGGAATCGTGAACAACAAGATAAGGAAGGTGAATTACTCGTATCGGCGGTTACTCCTGGCGGTCCGGCAGAGCAGGGAGGCCTACAGGCGGGCGATCGGATTACGAAGTTTGCAGGCATTCCGTTCACTACCGAGCAAGATTTCCTGGCACAAGTTCAAGCTGCACCGAGCGACGTTGCGTTGGAAGTGGCACGTGATGGTGAGGAGGAACCCGTTGCTTTGGAGGTCAAACTCAACCTGACTCCAGCGCCAGTCGGGATCGCATGGACCAGCGAATCGGCAGAGCCGGGGGCGGTCATGTTGACTAGTGTCACACCAGGATCCGTGGCCGGATTAGCGGGCCTGAAACCGCTGGACCGCATTTACGAGGTCAACGGACGACAAGTCGAAGGGCTCACGCAGTTCAAAGATATGATCACCGAGTTTGCAAGTCCGACCAAGCTATTGGTTGATCGAGAAGGGCACATCCTTGAGATCGAATTGCCGCTGGACACCATCCGTCCGTTGCTTAAGAAGGACAAGCCTGAGGAAGAACCCAAGCAGTAA
- a CDS encoding AraC family transcriptional regulator encodes MFARLDEVNVCIKDLQGRYLSVNNAFLRSVPKLHRDNVIGKTAFDLYPKALAIGYQQQDQQLLTNGQNLHDQLEMITNPDGTLGWFITSKVLAKDVAGEVIAIVGMSRDLHAPTQKAKRYSKVAVALKKIQNEYAKPLRVQQLAEESGLSVSQFERIMRSMIQITPSQYLIRQRVEAAAVLLRDSDKNVAAVAMDCGFSDQPSFCKQFKRVTGLSPLKYRKMTREGL; translated from the coding sequence TTGTTTGCCCGATTGGACGAAGTGAATGTTTGTATCAAAGACCTTCAAGGTCGCTATCTCAGCGTAAATAACGCATTTCTGCGGAGTGTTCCGAAGCTTCATCGCGATAACGTTATCGGCAAGACAGCCTTTGACTTGTATCCGAAAGCCTTAGCGATAGGCTACCAACAGCAGGATCAGCAACTGCTGACAAACGGACAAAATCTTCACGATCAGCTCGAAATGATTACGAACCCCGATGGTACCTTAGGATGGTTCATTACCAGCAAGGTATTGGCGAAAGATGTCGCTGGCGAGGTGATCGCAATCGTCGGAATGTCTCGCGATCTCCACGCCCCTACGCAGAAGGCGAAACGGTACAGCAAGGTCGCTGTGGCACTGAAGAAAATCCAAAACGAGTACGCCAAACCGCTACGTGTCCAGCAATTGGCCGAAGAGTCGGGCCTGTCCGTCAGCCAGTTCGAACGAATCATGCGTTCCATGATTCAGATCACGCCGTCGCAATATCTCATTCGCCAACGCGTCGAAGCCGCGGCTGTCCTTCTGCGAGACAGCGACAAAAACGTGGCCGCCGTCGCCATGGATTGTGGGTTTAGCGATCAACCCTCGTTTTGCAAACAGTTTAAACGCGTCACTGGACTATCCCCGCTAAAATATCGCAAGATGACTCGCGAAGGCTTGTAA
- a CDS encoding DUF1559 domain-containing protein, whose protein sequence is MITNKRPHFRPTDGFTLVELLVVIAIIGVLIALLLPAVQQAREAARRMSCSNHLKQFGLAIHNYHDTYKQFPPQGLPQSHGAGGWARQASWFVRILPFIEQKAAYDNAPFIDSSFDNHSAGWTAPNRAWRPMSQARVEIFNCPSSPLPQVYSQATSSQTQSLGAPAEIEVQIPDYAANSGCAFKGGTNNTQHPTTFWGWGGRSADNGVIPSIFRNVGSTPWTGSKVSFASVIDGSSNTIAIGEQSDFYQRDKDTRAGYVRGGFWSGGSSDVMSSEMNNYVVTVFPINAVSVGWPGTSRNENATYNNTAFRSAHPGGAQFALTDGSVQFIADTISFSTYTALMDRADGVPVGEY, encoded by the coding sequence ATGATAACCAACAAACGGCCTCATTTTCGACCCACTGATGGCTTTACACTGGTCGAGTTATTAGTAGTCATCGCTATTATCGGTGTCTTGATCGCCTTGCTCTTACCGGCTGTCCAGCAAGCACGCGAGGCAGCGCGTCGCATGTCTTGCAGCAATCATCTCAAGCAATTCGGCTTGGCAATTCACAACTACCACGACACTTACAAGCAGTTTCCTCCTCAAGGACTTCCGCAATCCCACGGGGCTGGCGGTTGGGCACGCCAAGCATCTTGGTTTGTACGGATTCTGCCTTTTATCGAGCAGAAGGCAGCTTACGATAATGCTCCTTTTATTGACAGTTCTTTCGACAATCATTCTGCCGGCTGGACAGCCCCTAATCGTGCCTGGCGACCGATGAGCCAAGCAAGAGTCGAGATCTTTAATTGTCCCTCAAGCCCGCTGCCGCAAGTCTACTCGCAGGCGACGTCCTCGCAAACGCAATCGCTCGGCGCACCTGCCGAGATTGAAGTTCAGATTCCCGATTACGCCGCCAACAGTGGCTGTGCTTTCAAGGGAGGCACCAATAATACTCAGCATCCTACGACCTTCTGGGGATGGGGTGGACGCAGCGCAGATAATGGAGTTATCCCCAGCATTTTCCGCAATGTGGGTTCGACGCCTTGGACTGGATCGAAGGTTAGCTTCGCGAGTGTCATCGACGGTTCCAGTAATACCATTGCGATCGGTGAGCAGTCTGATTTCTACCAGCGGGATAAAGACACGCGGGCTGGTTACGTTCGTGGGGGATTTTGGTCGGGTGGGTCATCCGATGTCATGAGTTCGGAAATGAATAACTACGTCGTCACGGTATTCCCAATTAACGCCGTCAGTGTTGGTTGGCCGGGCACGTCACGAAATGAAAATGCTACGTACAACAACACCGCGTTTCGTTCCGCACATCCTGGTGGAGCTCAGTTTGCTCTGACCGATGGATCAGTTCAATTCATTGCCGATACGATCAGCTTTTCCACGTATACCGCATTGATGGATCGTGCTGATGGGGTTCCCGTCGGAGAATACTAA
- a CDS encoding carboxypeptidase-like regulatory domain-containing protein: MTNLQKVSGVISAVLLMLLVPGCFGGNGVPLGSVEGRVTKDGSPISDATVTFFPEEGRPSVGVTDSDGRYSLQFTRDLDGAMVGKHRVNITYGGRQAPPDASDPTRRAKPVKSIPRQDIDWPEDIEVSRSDNTIDFDF, translated from the coding sequence ATGACAAATCTCCAGAAGGTGTCTGGCGTCATCTCAGCAGTGTTATTAATGCTGCTCGTGCCGGGGTGTTTTGGTGGAAATGGAGTCCCTCTGGGCAGCGTTGAAGGCCGCGTGACCAAAGATGGCTCTCCAATTTCTGATGCAACGGTAACGTTTTTTCCTGAGGAAGGGCGACCTTCGGTGGGCGTCACCGATAGTGATGGGCGCTACTCGCTACAATTCACTCGCGATCTGGATGGAGCCATGGTGGGGAAACATCGCGTGAATATCACCTACGGAGGTAGACAAGCTCCGCCAGATGCGAGCGATCCTACCAGGCGGGCTAAACCAGTGAAATCTATACCCCGACAGGATATCGATTGGCCCGAAGACATCGAGGTAAGCCGTTCCGACAACACGATCGATTTCGACTTTTAA
- a CDS encoding cryptochrome/photolyase family protein, producing the protein MRHLLLILGDQLDRDSAIFDGYDSEQDQLWMAESDHEITYVPSHKQRIVLFLSAMRHFRDELNEAGKAVAYHQLTQDRRKDRGKSFTDLLKRTLKTDKPEAIRVVLPGDFRVKQELEAVAQDHDVPIDFLPDLHFYATVNEFNKFAKGRKSLLLETFYRQMRKKHGILMNGSKPMGGQWNYDHDNREPLPKSGPRDLGRPTSFTPDDITREVMDLVEARYEDHPGTLEDFDLPVTPGQARRMLADFIRKHLPDFGWYEDAMWTDEPFLHHSRLSTSMNLKLLNPRECIQAALEAHQSDSAPLASVEGFIRQIVGWREFIRGVYWIKMPDYAEMNYLEHEASIPSFYWDGETDMQCIQQSIGHVLTHGYVHHIHRLMVLGNFALTLGVHPYSFHEWHMAMYLDAVDWVSLPNTLGMSQHGDGGVVGTKPYASTGNYINKMSNFCGNCPYDYKKSVGDDACPITTFYWDFLDRHYDRLQENSRMKLQLKHIENKRSSGEIEEIRQQAEQLRKSWQ; encoded by the coding sequence ATGCGGCACTTGCTTCTGATTCTCGGTGACCAACTCGATCGAGACTCGGCGATTTTCGATGGCTACGATTCCGAGCAAGATCAGCTCTGGATGGCCGAATCAGATCACGAGATCACGTACGTCCCCAGCCACAAGCAGCGGATCGTCTTGTTTCTCTCGGCGATGCGTCACTTCCGCGACGAGTTGAACGAAGCGGGTAAAGCGGTCGCTTACCATCAATTGACGCAAGATCGTCGAAAAGACCGCGGCAAGTCGTTTACCGATCTGTTAAAGCGAACATTGAAAACCGACAAGCCAGAAGCTATTCGGGTCGTCTTGCCTGGCGACTTCCGTGTCAAACAGGAACTCGAAGCAGTCGCCCAAGATCACGACGTCCCAATCGACTTCCTGCCAGATCTTCACTTCTACGCTACCGTCAACGAGTTCAATAAGTTCGCCAAGGGGCGAAAATCACTACTACTCGAAACGTTCTATCGGCAGATGCGAAAGAAGCATGGCATCTTGATGAACGGCAGTAAACCGATGGGTGGCCAATGGAACTACGACCACGACAATCGCGAACCACTGCCTAAAAGTGGTCCACGCGATTTGGGCCGTCCGACTTCATTCACTCCGGATGACATCACGCGTGAGGTCATGGACTTGGTCGAGGCACGCTACGAAGATCATCCAGGGACACTCGAAGACTTCGACTTGCCAGTTACGCCCGGCCAGGCTCGGCGGATGTTAGCTGACTTTATTCGGAAGCATTTGCCTGATTTTGGCTGGTATGAAGACGCGATGTGGACCGACGAACCGTTTCTTCATCATTCGCGGCTTTCGACAAGCATGAACTTGAAGTTGCTCAATCCGCGTGAGTGTATTCAAGCCGCACTGGAAGCCCATCAAAGTGACTCAGCTCCGCTGGCCAGTGTAGAAGGTTTCATCCGTCAGATTGTCGGGTGGCGGGAATTCATTCGGGGCGTCTACTGGATCAAGATGCCTGACTACGCGGAGATGAACTACCTGGAGCACGAAGCATCGATCCCTTCTTTTTACTGGGATGGAGAAACCGACATGCAGTGCATTCAGCAGTCGATCGGACATGTGTTGACGCATGGTTATGTTCACCACATCCATCGTTTGATGGTCTTGGGAAACTTTGCGTTAACTCTGGGCGTTCATCCGTACTCATTCCATGAGTGGCACATGGCGATGTATCTGGACGCGGTCGATTGGGTTTCTCTGCCTAACACGTTAGGCATGAGTCAGCATGGCGATGGCGGTGTCGTGGGCACGAAGCCGTATGCTTCGACCGGCAATTACATCAACAAGATGAGCAACTTCTGCGGGAACTGTCCGTACGACTATAAGAAGTCGGTCGGCGACGATGCGTGCCCGATCACGACTTTCTATTGGGATTTTCTGGATCGCCATTATGATCGGCTTCAAGAGAATTCGCGGATGAAGTTGCAGCTGAAACACATTGAGAACAAGCGATCATCTGGCGAGATCGAGGAAATCAGACAGCAAGCCGAACAACTGAGAAAGTCTTGGCAATAA
- a CDS encoding opioid growth factor receptor-related protein, with amino-acid sequence MKPSVIDFFCHAGTDPQGRSLADMIAMTDHELESHHDIIQWMFPLHEASQFNARAPLIDEASVRSFQQSSIAKKRMREVLIRFAHFLGFERLHNGEFVANPKLEANRANWQTPLNHNHLRITRVIRSLRLFGLEIESRAFYDAVYQAAEQSGCVNERTLAYWQRALKRPPLESLR; translated from the coding sequence ATGAAACCTAGCGTTATCGACTTCTTCTGTCATGCGGGCACCGATCCGCAGGGCCGCTCTTTAGCCGACATGATCGCGATGACCGATCATGAATTAGAATCCCACCACGACATCATCCAGTGGATGTTTCCGCTTCACGAAGCATCGCAGTTCAATGCGCGTGCTCCACTCATCGATGAAGCCTCGGTGCGTTCGTTTCAACAGAGCTCGATTGCGAAGAAGCGAATGCGTGAGGTCCTAATTCGATTCGCTCACTTTTTAGGCTTCGAGCGACTCCACAATGGAGAGTTCGTTGCCAATCCAAAGCTTGAAGCCAATCGAGCCAACTGGCAGACCCCTTTGAATCACAATCACCTGCGAATTACGCGCGTGATCCGTAGCCTACGACTTTTTGGGCTCGAAATAGAGTCTCGCGCATTCTACGACGCGGTGTATCAGGCGGCAGAGCAATCGGGTTGCGTTAACGAACGAACGCTTGCCTATTGGCAGCGTGCCTTGAAACGTCCGCCACTCGAATCGTTACGATAG